TGCTGTAGCTGATAATGCCACTAATAAACAGAAGCAGCCCACAAAAGCGGTGGTGGTTAAAACACCAACAGCAACGACGCCATCTGTTAGTAATACAGCTGTACCAACTTCTATACCTTATGCACAACGTGCTGAAAAGATATTACAAACACTATCTGTTGGTAGTGATAGTTTAACCCTTTCGTTTTATGATAATGGGGTAGTAGATGGCGATATGATCAGTGTATATGTAAATGGAGAAACCGTAATTGACAATACAAAGCTGACCGCTGTAGCTGTTAAAAAGACAATAGCTGTAAATGCAACTGCTGGTGAAATCAAACTAATACTCGTAGCTGAAACATTGGGAACCTTACCACCAAACACTGGTTTATTAATCATTCAGGATGGTGACAACCGTTATAATGTACACTTCAGCGCGGATCTGCAAACCAATGCAGCCATTATATTAAGAAGAAAATAGTATGACAGAACCGATAAAGCTTACACAATATTCTAAAGGTGGCGGGTGTGGTTGCAAAATTGCACCGGCTGTTTTAGAACAAATAGTTAGAACAAATTCAACATCATTATTTCCTTCCTTATTAGTAGGAAATGAAACAGCTGATGATGCCGCGGTCTACCAGATCAATGATAGCGAAGCTATTATTTCTACTACTGATTTCTTTTTGCCAATAGTAGATGATGCTTTCGATTTTGGAAGAGTAGCTGCCGCCAATGCTATCAGTGATGTATATGCGATGGGAGGCACTCCGATGATAGCTATTGCTATATTAGGCTTTCCTGTAGATAAGTTACCAGTGGAAGTGGCACAACAAATATTGGAAGGTGGTCGCAGCATTTGTAAAGAAGCAGGCATACCGTTAGCAGGTGGGCATACGATTGATTCTGCTGACCCTATATTTGGATTAGCAGTTACCGGACGCGCTACCCTAAATCATCTCAAGCGCAATATTGGTGCAGAAGAGGGGGATGCACTTTATCTCACCAAACCCATTGGTACAGGCTTGTTATCTACTGCGCTAAAAAGAGGGGTGTTGCAGGAAGGACATTACGAAGTTTTGATAAAGCAACTTACTAGCATTAATAAGTTAGGAGAACAACTTGGCCAGATTAAAGGTGTAAAGTCTATGACCGATGTAACAGGCTTTGGATTGTTAGGTCATGCCATTGAAATGGCTGAAGGTAGTGGTGTATCTATTAGTCTAAACTATACTGCCATTCCTAAAATGGAAGGAGTAGATGAGTATTTAAAACAACGTACTATTCCGGATGCTACGTACCGCAACTGGAACAGCTATAATAGTAAAACACAGTTTGGAAAAGGTGTGAATGTAATGGAGGCCTTTACGGTATTGCCCGATCCACAAACCAATGGAGGGTTATTACTAGCTGTGGCACCAGAATCACGTGCCGAAGTAGAAGCTTTATTTACGGCTAATGGTTTAGGTGATTTTCTTGAACCGATAGGAAGTTGTGTGGAGAGAGGAGAGAAGGTGATTTATGTAGGATAGAACTAGGATTAATTGGATTAAATAAGATTTAGAGGAGAAAGTTGACACGTTGATAAGTTGACAAGTTAATTAGGAGAATTCAACCAACTATTAATAGTAAAAAGCTGGCAAGTAGAAACTGCCAGCTTTTTTATTTTATTAAGTTGAGTAGAATGAAGTCAATGCGCTTCCCTTGTCAACTTATCAACGTGTTAACTTGTTAACCCTTTCCTCTCCATCCATTCTACCCCTAAAAATCCTAGTTCTCTAATTCAAAAGTCTTGATCTCTTTTTCTTCTCCATTTATAATAATGGATAGCTGATGTTGGCCTGCATAGAACTTACGGGTAGTGATGGGTTTGAAACTTTGGCGCCGTTGCACAATTGCTTTTTCATTGGACTGGTACTGTCTTTCACTGATCTTAAACACTTTCTTAGATAGTTGTCCATTTTGTCGTTTGTAATACACAGCATATTCCAACCGAATGACTTGAAATGTATTATTATTGTTCTCAATAAAAAAAGAAAATACCAGGCTTTGGCCAACTGCAACTTTTGGTGTGGCAATAGTGAACTCATTAAATGCAATGTTTTCACTTTGTAACCCGTAATGTTTGAGTATGGCGGCATGCCCTTGTTTTAGAAGTGTGCGACAACCGTGCTTGATAATGGCATCGGTTTCTTTACCGATACCTTTCCATTTCTTTGCAATGTCAATAACAATATCAGGATGATCCTTAGCGATGTCGTTTAGATTATTGGCGACACTACGTCTAACAAATTCAGAGGGGTCGTTCTTTAAGTTTTCTAATATCGGTAGTACTGGCGTTGGATCTTTTTTAAGTGCGGGGATTGCCATGGCCCACGGTAGTCTAGGTCGGGCGCCTTCACTAGCCAGCCGTCTTACTTTATCATTTTCATGTAAAGACCAAGCCAACATTTGTTGTAACATCCGATCGCCATATTTCAAGATAAACGGACGTACTGCAAACTCGCAACTGGTGAACTGTGTAACAAACTCCATTGCTTTTACTGCGCTATCGAAATCATTCAATCCATATGTTTCTATATAGTCGGGCAGAAACATGTATTCAAGGCTTGATTCTTTGATATTGTTATTGCGTAACTGTATAATGAGTTGTTGAATAACCTTTGCTGCTTGTGCAAAGTTTTTCGGAAGGAATTGGTGCAGCACTTGTGCGGTATGCCGCATGCGATCTTTTAGCTCCTTATCACCAAAGGTTTCATCAAAGACGGTATTTATGAAAAGTTGTTTACTAAGGTCAGGAAGCACTTGTGCCAATACGTTAGTAAAGCTTTTATAGAAGGCTGGTGAATAAAGATCTTTCAGTAACGTACTCATGGACCGCGGATTTAATCGATTATTAGGATTTCTGATTTAAGGATCGCTGATGGGTGATTTGAAATTGGATGATTTTAAGATAAAGAGATTTCCTGTATAACGAGCGGGAACATAAATTATCCATATCCCTTCTTTCCTCTTTTACTCTTATCTAATCTTAAAATCCTAGTTCTACTCTTTCGGCTGTAAAAAGATCTCGGCCATCATACAACGTACACTACCACCATTAACCTTTTCAATAGTAGAAACATCAAAAGCCAATAGCTCACCAAAGCCTTGCAAGGTTTCTATCTGAAAAGGAGTTAGTACATTGTATGCTGTTTGACTCATGACGATAAAGGATTGCCCCTCTTGGTTTTTTACCTGTAACATATTGCCGGCGAAGGCATTCACTTGTTCTTGGGTTATTGGCAGTACGGCATGACCGGTAGTAGCCAAAAGTTGAATAACGGCAATACGTTCGGAATCATCTTCAATAGCTTGGTCACAAAGCACTGCAAAACGGTCGCCAATACACATCATCACATTGGTATGATAGATCAATTGGCCCTTATTATCTGTAGCGGTGAAGGTAATTGCCTGATACCCGTTAGCAGCAGCAAACTTTTGGACTAGCGATTCATGTGTTCTGAGTGAGAGACAGGCATACACCATTTTTGAAACATGATCCATAACCATGCTACCAGTTCCTTCCAAATACATTGCCTCTGCTTCAAACTCCGTCCAATCTAATACGTTGTTTATCTGGTATACCTTGGCGAGTGCCTGTAAAATGTCGTCACGTTTTTCTGTGCGCCGGTTAGGCGCATACATTGGATAAACATTCACCACGCCTTCAGAACTAGTGCTAAACCAATTATTCGGAAAGATTGCATCCGGCTTTACTGGCTCAGTGGTATCATTTACAACTAATACTTTGATATCGTTGCGCAGTAGGCCTTCCACCATCGCATCAAATTCCTGAACAGCTTGCTCGTGAACTTCTTCTGTATGGGGACTTTGAAAAAAGTTATTGGCAGCGGTTTGCTCATTAAAGCGAAAGGCTGCCGGACGTATCATTAAAACGGTGTCTGTAATCTGCATCTACAATAAAGCATCTATTCGTTGGGCTAACTTTCGGTCCTTGTCGGTTACAATATTACCGGCATCGTGTGTATTCAGCCAGATCTCTACAGTATTCCAGACATTGGTCCACTTGGGATGGTGATCCATTTTTTCGGCAATCAAAGCCACTCGGGTCATAAAGGCAAAAGCTTCGTTGAAGTCTTTAAACTGCAGCTTTTTATATAAGCTGTTTTCTTTTTCTTCCCAATTCATGTTGAAAGGTTAAGGGTTAATTGTAAACGTTAATGGTTATAAGTTAATCGTTATCGGTTAATAGTCCATAATATTTTACCCTTTACCTGTTAACTTATAACCATTCACATCTTATATCAGAATACAAGGTGTTCTTTGTTTTTAACCTTGTCGGTGGCCAGTTCAGTTACCAACTGTACACCTTTAATAGTACGAATGGACTCGATAATTTGTTGCAGCACTTGTTCACTTACAGCGTCTCCCTTTAACAGCCACAGGAAATCCAGGTGTTTAAACTCAGGTAACAGGTACTCTCCATCAAATTGGTTGTTGTAGAGGTAGTGCACCAGTGATGTATGAGGCTCTGGGAATTCATATACTGCAAAGAAATAATTACGGTTCTTCTTTGTTAGCTGTATTTCAATTTCGTTGTTGATCCGGAAGTCGACACCCAGCAGTTGATTCAACTGCCAACAAAAGAGGTAGTCTTTCATTGGTGCCATAATGCCCAGCAGCCGCGTGTCTTCAAAAAAACCATCTGCCAGATCCTTTGAGTCTAATACCAATTTCATAAGATATCTTAAGCGTTAGTGTCGGTAAACCATTAAAACTCTACATTAGCGGTTAAGCTTTCTTTCCCTCTTTGATAGGTTACATGTGTCTTATCGCCTTTCTTAAACTTACTGAGTGCCTGCATGTAGGTTTCTATGGAATTAATCTGCTCATCGCCTAAAGAGATAATTACATCACCAGCTTTAATACCTGCTTTTGAAGCAGGACGACCATCGCTAACGCCATCTACTCTCAATCCACTACCACCGAATGTATAATCAGGCATGATACCCAGCGTAACGCTAAACCGTGCATTGGTAGATGTTTGCGTATCGCGCGTTTTGGTAAAAGCCAGTTTGCCCGGTTGTTTATCCGTGGCTTCAATCACACTTAAAATATGTTTTACGACATACAATTCACCAGTATAGTTGAGCTTATCGAAATCATCGCTTGGGCGGTGATAATCACTGTGCAGGCCAGTAAAATAAAACAACACGGGGATGTCTTTTCTATAAAAAGAGGTATGATCACTCGGGCCCATACCGCTGCTATCAAAACGGTAAAGCAAGTTGGTATTGTATAGCTTGCTTTTACCAGTAGTGTTATACAGCTGGCCCCATACCGGAGAAGTACCATATCCACCTACCGTTAATGCTTTGGAACTATCATTCAGTCGGCCCACCATATCCATATTGATCATATAACTAACAGACTTCAGATCAATGGTAGGGTTCTCTACGAAATACTTAGAGCCAAACAATCCTTGTTCTTCTCCAGAAAAAGCAATGAAAAGATAGTTGTTGTGCTTGCTCTTGGATGTTTTTAACGTACGGGCCAGTTCCAGCAGAGCAGCCGTACCGCTTGCATTGTCATCTGCACCATTGTGGATTTGTTTCGTTGCGCCGGTATATAACGAATTACCATCGTCTCCCCAACCTAAGTGATCGTAGTGTGCACCAAGCACAACAGTAGTAGGCGCACCATTATCAATATAACCGATCACATTGTGACCTTGACGTATTTTAGGACCAACGTCTACTTTTAATTTCATATCCAAAGAGGCGGAGGCATCGCTCAGGTACTTTGTAGCAGCTTCTTTGGTTACATACACTACCGGAATTTTTACAGGAGGTGTTTTATCTTTTTCATTAAAGGCCAAACCGTCTTTGCCAGTACCGGTATTGTACAGGAACACAGCCGTAGCGCCTTTTTTAGCCATATCAGCTATGCGGCTTTGAATAGCCATATCTATATCAAAATGAGGGTTGGATTTATTTTCATCCAACAACTCCTTTACATCCCAAAACCAAGGCATTTGCGCTTCCTGCAAAGCTATAGAAGGCATAGCTTCTATAGCGCCATTGCCACTATACACTAAAGGAAAGAAGTCTTTATTCAATACCAAGGTATTGTCGTTGATCATCAAAAGAGTAGCTGAATTTACCTGTCGGCCTTCCTGCACATCAAATGGTTGTAAATAATCAGCCGTTCCTTTAGGCGTGACGCCAATTGTTTTAAATGTTTTGGCAATATAGTCAGCAGCCTGTTTTTCGCCAGCGCTACCCGTGCGCCGCCCTTCCAGGGCATCGCTGGCCAGGAAGCTAACATGCTGTTGCAGGTTAGTTTGAAGCTGGCGGTCTTCTTTCTTTAATTTTTGGGCAGAAACACTGCCACTTGCTATAATCAGGAGTGAAAAAAAATACGTACGCAACACAACCAAAGGTTTTAAAGGTGATTGAATGACAAAATTATTTTAATGCCTGCTCCTCTAAGACGTTTTCTTCATTTTTATTAGTCGAAAAATTTCCTTAAGCTTTCGATAAAACTTCCAATATCGTAAACCCACCCTTATAAGCTGTGCTACCTTTGCGCGCGACAAGTGAAGCATAAAACAGTACATATAGCATTGGTGGGTAACCCTAATAGTGGGAAGAGTTCTCTTTTCAACTGCCTGACAGGGTTAAACCAGAAAGTAGGCAATTTCCCCGGCGTAACGGTAGATAAGAAAACAGGCTCCACCAGCCTGTCTGATGGAATGGTAGGCAATATTATTGACCTGCCCGGTACTTATAGCCTGTATCCCAAGCGATTGGATGAATGGGTTAGCTACCGGGTATTGCTCAACCAAGACAAGGATATTAAGGCCGATGTATATATTGTAGTAGTGGATGCCAGTAACTTGAAACGAAACCTGCTGTTTTGTACGCAGATCATTGATTTGAAAAAACCAGTGGTTTTGGCCTTGACCATGGTGGACCTGGCCAAAAAGAAAGGTATTCAAATAGACCTGTCTGAATTGGAAATAGAATTGGGTGTGCCGGTAATAGCTGTAAACCCACGTAAACAAAAAGGGGTTGCCCAGCTAAAAAAGGCAGTGGAACAAACTGCCTCCAATTTATATAAGGTCCCAGCCCGCGATTTTATTGACAACAAAGCCCTGGCCGCTGGACCAATTGAGGATTTGAAAAAACTGGTTCCGGAAGCTAGTGACTATTCTGCAGTCCACTTTCTGATCAACCACGAGCATTTTGACCTGCCTGCAACTTTACAGGAAAAGATTGAAGCGGTGGAAGAAAAACACCAATTCAATCATACTAAGACCCAGGCTACCGAAATTTTGGAACGCTATAGTCGTATCAAACGCATTATGCAGGTAGCGGTTACTGAGCCGGATCCTTTGGAGCAAACTATATTTACCGACAAACTTGATAATATACTGCTGCACCGCAAATGGGGTTATCTGATTTTACTGGGCGTATTATTCTTACTATTCCAAAGTGTGTTCTGGCTGGCACAGTATCCTATGGAGTGGATTGAAAGTGGTTTCTCCCTTTTAAGTGGCACACTAGCTAACGTTTTGCCAGAAGTTTGGTGGAGCGATCTATTGATTAATGGTGTGATTGCCGGCTTAGGTGGTATCGTTGTTTTTGTACCACAGATCATGATTCTCTTCGGCTTGATCACACTATTGGAAGATACAGGATATATGGCGCGCATTTCCTTTCTAACAGACAGGCTTATGCGCAGTGTAGGCTTAAACGGAAAAAGCGTAATGCCCCTGATCAGCGGTTTTGCTTGCGCAGTGCCTGCCATCATGAGTGCCCGCGCTATTGAGAACCGTAAAGAACGCTTACTTACTATACTGGTTACGCCACTGATTAGCTGCTCTGCACGTTTGCCTGTTTATGTGATCTTAATTGGCCTGGTGATTCCTAACACCTACGTTCTTGGTTTTATGAACCTGCAAGGCTTGGTGATGATGGCCTTATACTTACTAGGACTGGTAATGGCCTTAGTGGTTTCGTATGTAGCCAAGTGGTTTATTCATATCAATGAAAAAAGCTTTTTCATTTTAGAACTTCCGATCTATCGTGCACCACGTTGGAACAACGTAATATCTACCATGATCAACAAGGCGAAGATCTTTGTTACTGATGCCGGTAAGGTGATCATGGTAATTAGTTTGATACTTTGGGGACTTAGCTCTTTTGGACCAGGCAATCGAATGGAAGCTGTGGATCAACAATACCAGGCAGCTAAGGCTACAGGTATTAATATAGAACAGGTACAGAAAGATTACGCTTCGGCGAAGTTGGAGAATTCCTATGCTGGTATCTTGGGCAAAACCATAGAGCCCGGTATTCAACCATTAGGATTTGATTGGCGCATTGGTATTTCACTGATTACGTCATTTGCTGCCCGTGAAGTGTTTGTAGGCACTATGGCTACTTTATATAGTGTAGGAGAGGACGATGAGGGACTGCTGCTACGTGATAAAATGAAAGCTGCCCGTAAACCCGATGGTACTCCTTTGTTTACCTTGGCCACGGGATTATCGCTAATGGTATTTTATGTATTTGCTATGCAATGTATGAGTACACTGGCGGTTACCAGACGAGAAACCAAAAGTTGGAAGTGGCCTATCATCCAGTTTACTTATATGACAGGCCTGGCTTATTTAATGAGCTTGCTGGTGTATCAGCTATTTAAATAATCGTGAAACGTCAAACGTGAGAGGAAGTTTACAGACGACAGTCCACAGAAGTTCAAACGTTTTTAAAGATCATAAAAAGAGAAAGGTGCAGAAGTTTTTAATTTCTGCACCTTTCTCTTTTATAATTATTGCCAAAGTATATTAATCAAACTTCGAAGCATCTACCGCAGGTGTCCATTTGCTTTTTGGCTCATAGTAGTTCCAAAGCAGCTGTGATATTTTGCGGGTGAGTACCCAAGCTTCATTTTCGTTATTCCAACTGGAGTCCTGGTTGTTTTTACTCATTATACAAAATACGTATTCTGCTTTATTACCTTTAACCAGCAAGGTTTCATTACGCGTTTGATTCACCGCGCCATTCTTCGAATATACTAGAGCGTTAGGTGGCAATTGTGAAATAGCTACTTCGTCATAATAATTTCGATTTAATAAGCGAAGCATTTTATCAGATGCCGCATTTGAAATCACTTCACCTTTATAGATCTTTTCAAACAGCGAGGCCATTTCCTTAGGTGAGGATTGTCCCCAGCCGTATTGCGAGCGGTTGGCTTCACGGCCCGGTGTACGAGAATTGACACGTGTATTTACAAAGCCCATACTATCCAGGATTTCATTTATACGGGTACCCTTGCCGGCTAGGCTTTGTAACCACAAACTGGCCGTATTGTCGCTCGTGGTAAGCATCAACATCATCACTTTGCTTAATTGAATTTTTTCGTCTTGTTTGAAGGAGCCCAGAATGTCTTCGCCCTCATACAATAAGCTATCGCGGTAGGTGAGAGGCTGATGATACTGTAGCTCTCCACGGTTGATCTTATCCATTACACCTACCAGTATAGGAACCTTTACCATACTGGCAGTAGGGAATACTGTATCGGCATTAATGTTTACCACTTTATTAGAGTGCAGGTCTTTTACATAAACACCTATATCACCCTTAAAATCTTTGACCAATACTTCCAGCTGTTGCTGTAATTTTTTATCAACTTTTTGTGCTGTAACAAATAGGTGGCTACTTACCAGCGCACATAGAACCAGGATACGTTTCATGATGGATTAAATGCTTTTCTTGTAAACCTTTGAATAGTCGAGTACCAACTGCACCAATGTTTTTACTCCGGTTTTCATGCCGCTTTCATCTATTTGAAAATCGGGTGTGTGGTGCGCAGCCGTGGTTTTAGGATCTTTGTTAGCAGACATACCACCTACATATAAATAGAGTGATGGTATCTTTTCACTAAAGAACGAAAAGTCCTCTGCACCCATGACAGCGTTCATTACTTGTGCATTACCATTGGTAGCTTTTTGTAATGAAGGCAACATAGCTTGCGTCAATTTAGGATCGTTGTAGGTAACGCCTGTTTTAGCTTCTATGGTTACTTCTGCAGTGGCACCAGAAGCTTCTGCAATATTTTTTGCTGTTCGCTCAATACGCGCCCATACATCATCACGCATTCCTTTATCCAGGGTGCGAATGGTACCACTTAAGGTTGCTTCTTCTGGAATAATGTTTTCACGAACACCGCCTTTAAAAACGGTTGTTGAAATGACCACAGGATTTTGTGTAAGGTCGGATTGGCGGCTTACAATAGTTTGCAGGCTGTTGATGATCTGCGCACCAATAGCCACTGGGTCAATACCTAACCAAGGTTGCGCACCATGCGATTGGCGACCTTTTATTTTAATGCTAAACCAATCGGATTCTGCCATCATCCCTTTCTCGCGGTACTTGATCTGGCCTACGGGTGTTTGCGCATTTATGTGCAGACCAAACATGGCATCTACTTTTGGATTATCTAACACACCTTCTTTGATCATTAGTGCGGCACCGCCTTCTTCACCAGCAGGAGCACCTTCTTCTGCAGGTTGAAATACAAATTTCACAGTACCCGCCAGATCGTTTTTCATACCAGAGAGAATTTCCGCAGCTGTCATTAACATAGCTACGTGCGTATCATGACCACAGGCATGCATGACGCCCACCTCCTGTCCGTTATAAGTAGTTTTCTCTTTTGAAGCAAAAGGAAGATCCACACGTTCTGTAACAGGCAATGCATCCATATCAGCCCGGAGACCAACTACAGGGCCAGGCTTACCACCTTTTAAAATACCAACCACTCCTGTTTTTCCTACACCTTCTTTTACTTCCAAGCCTAAAGAGCGCAGGTGCTGGGCCACAATCTTGGCTGTGCGAAATTCTCTGTTGCCCAATTCAGGATGCTGGTGAAAATCTCTGCGCCAGGCAATGGTTTTAGGTTCTAACTTTTTTACCAATGCATCAAGAGGATCGACACTAGCAGTCTGCGCTTCACTTCGTATAATCGTTGACGTTAGTAAGGTTGTAAGAATTATATTTCTCATGTGTTATATGTTCTTTCTTAAATATAGCATACATTAATTGACCGTGAGCAGAAAGAGGTCGGAATAGAGAGTAGCTTTTTACATCAAACACATTGTTGCGTTTCATCATATCATTAATATTCCACCTTCCGTCCAGCCATTCTTTTTAAACAAATCAAACAAAGTATCGCATTGTTTCAACTACAGCATCACGTTCTGCATGGAACCTAGCTATGGCTATACTTAATATTTGATCACGTTTGACCAACTCCGTAACATTACGGAGTTGGTCAAACGTAGGGTTAGATATATATAAACGTTACTGAAGTTTTGGGTAAGAGAATCACTGCGGTTGACTTTTCCTGGAATACAAAAGGTGGCAAGTGTGCGACTCGCTTAATAGAATTGAATTAAGAAAAAGACGAGGAATCTGTTTTTGTTTCTGAAAACAAAATGTAAAGCCCATTCACAGAGCAATACAAATTCTCTTGAAGACACTCCATGCCTTTGTATACCATAAATAATTTGAAAGGAAAAGGAAAGACTTATAGACTATTGATGG
This genomic interval from Flavisolibacter tropicus contains the following:
- the ctlX gene encoding citrulline utilization hydrolase CtlX, translating into MQITDTVLMIRPAAFRFNEQTAANNFFQSPHTEEVHEQAVQEFDAMVEGLLRNDIKVLVVNDTTEPVKPDAIFPNNWFSTSSEGVVNVYPMYAPNRRTEKRDDILQALAKVYQINNVLDWTEFEAEAMYLEGTGSMVMDHVSKMVYACLSLRTHESLVQKFAAANGYQAITFTATDNKGQLIYHTNVMMCIGDRFAVLCDQAIEDDSERIAVIQLLATTGHAVLPITQEQVNAFAGNMLQVKNQEGQSFIVMSQTAYNVLTPFQIETLQGFGELLAFDVSTIEKVNGGSVRCMMAEIFLQPKE
- a CDS encoding M20/M25/M40 family metallo-hydrolase, coding for MLRTYFFSLLIIASGSVSAQKLKKEDRQLQTNLQQHVSFLASDALEGRRTGSAGEKQAADYIAKTFKTIGVTPKGTADYLQPFDVQEGRQVNSATLLMINDNTLVLNKDFFPLVYSGNGAIEAMPSIALQEAQMPWFWDVKELLDENKSNPHFDIDMAIQSRIADMAKKGATAVFLYNTGTGKDGLAFNEKDKTPPVKIPVVYVTKEAATKYLSDASASLDMKLKVDVGPKIRQGHNVIGYIDNGAPTTVVLGAHYDHLGWGDDGNSLYTGATKQIHNGADDNASGTAALLELARTLKTSKSKHNNYLFIAFSGEEQGLFGSKYFVENPTIDLKSVSYMINMDMVGRLNDSSKALTVGGYGTSPVWGQLYNTTGKSKLYNTNLLYRFDSSGMGPSDHTSFYRKDIPVLFYFTGLHSDYHRPSDDFDKLNYTGELYVVKHILSVIEATDKQPGKLAFTKTRDTQTSTNARFSVTLGIMPDYTFGGSGLRVDGVSDGRPASKAGIKAGDVIISLGDEQINSIETYMQALSKFKKGDKTHVTYQRGKESLTANVEF
- a CDS encoding 4a-hydroxytetrahydrobiopterin dehydratase → MNWEEKENSLYKKLQFKDFNEAFAFMTRVALIAEKMDHHPKWTNVWNTVEIWLNTHDAGNIVTDKDRKLAQRIDALL
- a CDS encoding DNA alkylation repair protein, producing the protein MSTLLKDLYSPAFYKSFTNVLAQVLPDLSKQLFINTVFDETFGDKELKDRMRHTAQVLHQFLPKNFAQAAKVIQQLIIQLRNNNIKESSLEYMFLPDYIETYGLNDFDSAVKAMEFVTQFTSCEFAVRPFILKYGDRMLQQMLAWSLHENDKVRRLASEGARPRLPWAMAIPALKKDPTPVLPILENLKNDPSEFVRRSVANNLNDIAKDHPDIVIDIAKKWKGIGKETDAIIKHGCRTLLKQGHAAILKHYGLQSENIAFNEFTIATPKVAVGQSLVFSFFIENNNNTFQVIRLEYAVYYKRQNGQLSKKVFKISERQYQSNEKAIVQRRQSFKPITTRKFYAGQHQLSIIINGEEKEIKTFELEN
- a CDS encoding serine hydrolase is translated as MKRILVLCALVSSHLFVTAQKVDKKLQQQLEVLVKDFKGDIGVYVKDLHSNKVVNINADTVFPTASMVKVPILVGVMDKINRGELQYHQPLTYRDSLLYEGEDILGSFKQDEKIQLSKVMMLMLTTSDNTASLWLQSLAGKGTRINEILDSMGFVNTRVNSRTPGREANRSQYGWGQSSPKEMASLFEKIYKGEVISNAASDKMLRLLNRNYYDEVAISQLPPNALVYSKNGAVNQTRNETLLVKGNKAEYVFCIMSKNNQDSSWNNENEAWVLTRKISQLLWNYYEPKSKWTPAVDASKFD
- the selD gene encoding selenide, water dikinase SelD, translated to MTEPIKLTQYSKGGGCGCKIAPAVLEQIVRTNSTSLFPSLLVGNETADDAAVYQINDSEAIISTTDFFLPIVDDAFDFGRVAAANAISDVYAMGGTPMIAIAILGFPVDKLPVEVAQQILEGGRSICKEAGIPLAGGHTIDSADPIFGLAVTGRATLNHLKRNIGAEEGDALYLTKPIGTGLLSTALKRGVLQEGHYEVLIKQLTSINKLGEQLGQIKGVKSMTDVTGFGLLGHAIEMAEGSGVSISLNYTAIPKMEGVDEYLKQRTIPDATYRNWNSYNSKTQFGKGVNVMEAFTVLPDPQTNGGLLLAVAPESRAEVEALFTANGLGDFLEPIGSCVERGEKVIYVG
- the feoB gene encoding ferrous iron transport protein B, which codes for MKHKTVHIALVGNPNSGKSSLFNCLTGLNQKVGNFPGVTVDKKTGSTSLSDGMVGNIIDLPGTYSLYPKRLDEWVSYRVLLNQDKDIKADVYIVVVDASNLKRNLLFCTQIIDLKKPVVLALTMVDLAKKKGIQIDLSELEIELGVPVIAVNPRKQKGVAQLKKAVEQTASNLYKVPARDFIDNKALAAGPIEDLKKLVPEASDYSAVHFLINHEHFDLPATLQEKIEAVEEKHQFNHTKTQATEILERYSRIKRIMQVAVTEPDPLEQTIFTDKLDNILLHRKWGYLILLGVLFLLFQSVFWLAQYPMEWIESGFSLLSGTLANVLPEVWWSDLLINGVIAGLGGIVVFVPQIMILFGLITLLEDTGYMARISFLTDRLMRSVGLNGKSVMPLISGFACAVPAIMSARAIENRKERLLTILVTPLISCSARLPVYVILIGLVIPNTYVLGFMNLQGLVMMALYLLGLVMALVVSYVAKWFIHINEKSFFILELPIYRAPRWNNVISTMINKAKIFVTDAGKVIMVISLILWGLSSFGPGNRMEAVDQQYQAAKATGINIEQVQKDYASAKLENSYAGILGKTIEPGIQPLGFDWRIGISLITSFAAREVFVGTMATLYSVGEDDEGLLLRDKMKAARKPDGTPLFTLATGLSLMVFYVFAMQCMSTLAVTRRETKSWKWPIIQFTYMTGLAYLMSLLVYQLFK
- a CDS encoding amidohydrolase, encoding MRNIILTTLLTSTIIRSEAQTASVDPLDALVKKLEPKTIAWRRDFHQHPELGNREFRTAKIVAQHLRSLGLEVKEGVGKTGVVGILKGGKPGPVVGLRADMDALPVTERVDLPFASKEKTTYNGQEVGVMHACGHDTHVAMLMTAAEILSGMKNDLAGTVKFVFQPAEEGAPAGEEGGAALMIKEGVLDNPKVDAMFGLHINAQTPVGQIKYREKGMMAESDWFSIKIKGRQSHGAQPWLGIDPVAIGAQIINSLQTIVSRQSDLTQNPVVISTTVFKGGVRENIIPEEATLSGTIRTLDKGMRDDVWARIERTAKNIAEASGATAEVTIEAKTGVTYNDPKLTQAMLPSLQKATNGNAQVMNAVMGAEDFSFFSEKIPSLYLYVGGMSANKDPKTTAAHHTPDFQIDESGMKTGVKTLVQLVLDYSKVYKKSI
- a CDS encoding IPExxxVDY family protein, with the translated sequence MKLVLDSKDLADGFFEDTRLLGIMAPMKDYLFCWQLNQLLGVDFRINNEIEIQLTKKNRNYFFAVYEFPEPHTSLVHYLYNNQFDGEYLLPEFKHLDFLWLLKGDAVSEQVLQQIIESIRTIKGVQLVTELATDKVKNKEHLVF